The sequence TATTGTTCGAGGGATTCAACCAGAGATAAAACCTATATACAAGCATGTGTGTAGCtcgaaataaaaataaaaggactatTTCATGTCATGACTGCTTGTTGGCTTCCTCTTCATATGCATTCCCTGTGCCATTCTGTACATAGGATGAACCAGAACCAAGGCCATACAAATGACCACAATATTTGGCATCATCAATATGATCTTCAAAGAACATCTAAAAaggaattttgaagaaaaaaaaaagataattttaaccaAAAGGAACCACTTGTAATTTATATTTCAGCAATGTAAGTACTGACTGTTCACTGACAATAATGATGGCTCTTTTCTATGGTGTTCCTTTGAGGCTACGCATTTCAGTTCAATGAGTAAGACTAATGTCCTCAAAAGTACAGAGCTCAGAAACCAAAGAAAGAGACTACAAAAAAAGTGTATAAATGCATGTCTTTTCCATTTAGACCATTTTTATAAGAATTTGTCATCATGGAAAAATAACTATTCCATTAATTTAACAATACTCAAGAATGAAGAAAGCCAATgatggtgggggaaaaaaagtttaGGTTCATAAACTGTCTTAAATCTGTATGCAAGGCTGAGCTGGCTATAAATGATCAAACCATAAAGTCATGGACAGTAAAATCCAAACATTCACACTCTATTACTGTCCTTGAAGAagccaagaaaaataaagataaattagtGCCAGAAATCCACTTTTAGTTAAATAAACcattaagacatttttaaaatgcaaagctaAAAAATCCAAAAGGTTGTTTCAATTATCTAATGAAACAATTGGAAGGAgtccaaaacaaaatatttacgtGTCATGAATGGATAGTCCAAATCACTTCTGAAGCAACAACACTACTTAGCAAAACAGCTTTAATGCTATTATCAATACATtgctacaaaaagttttaaattctcaGTCTCAATTTAATGTCTAAGAGAAAATATACTCAAATCCACAGCGAATTTTTGCAAAAGGGAAAACTTATAGTCAAGAAAAACCTCACTTGTTTTTTGCACAACCAATTTACCTGTTTACCTATAGCTAGGTGTATCTGTGCATATCACTTAATTACTTAGGAGTAGATAATGGGTTCATTAAGTTTCATTCTTCCATCCCTAACATTTTATACTCAAGGAACTGATCTCTGCCTTTTGCCGTTTAAGGAGGGTTTTCCTAATATGGTTTCTGATGCAACTACTACGTTGGATTTATTTGATCCCTTCGGAATTCAACCCCCCTTTTAAGACTCAATGCAGTAAAAGAGCCTGAGTTCTTCTCTATAAAATCTTCAAAGCACTGAAGAATGACATgagcaaataatatatttatcacCAGTTTAAACCTTAAAAGGGGTCATGCTAGAAGAAACCTAATATAAAGATTCCTTGCCTTGTAGAAGGAACACCAATGGGAGTCAGAAAACAACTCTGGAGTTCTCCCACTTGTAATGTGTTTAATCATGGAAGTTATTAGCCTGTTTTCTCACCTGAGAAATAATATGGTTGGACCTACATGACTTCTCAGgtagtttatgttttaaaattgttggtTCTATGATGAACATGTTCTCCCAGTTCCTTCTGAACTACATTTCAAGATGACTTATTTTTGAATACTTTTAAGTGTGGTGGATGTGACTCATATGGTATCTCTAATTATATCTTTACTTAGTAGGTACTTGTTGCCCAAAATCTTTGGCCACAAGATTTTTAATGTTCTCAACCTAACAACCAACTGAGAAAAAGGCAGTGATGTCTTCATACTTCTCTCATTTTGAAAAAGGCCATTCCTGTGAGCAATGAATCAGATCCTGCCTGATGTTGTGGTCCTATCCGTTCCAGCTCTAACTGTTCTGCCACCTCCTGTAATCCaccctagaaaaaataaaaaattgcttgTCAAGAAGAAAAATCTTACAAGGCCTAAATTCACAAATTATAAACTTAGACGctgaccaaaataaaaataaactttagtatGTAAAGGTGAATCTTATAAAGATTGGGGGGAAGAAACAGAGAATGTGAATTACTAATGTATTTGTTGAATGCGGAAAAAGTATCATTTAATAGAAAACAAGATCCTAATTGGGAAAATGTATTTTCATCATGTTTTAGGGCATATGACAGGTAAATACTCTCCTAGATACGGGAAGGAAGCAGACCATATATAGGGTAATATTTATCAAGTACACTCATAGTCTATCAATCcagtaataattataaaactGAAAAGCTAGTATAAcaccatttttttcatattttcttaaacTTCCCACCATCCATTTGTagttttcacttaatttttacaaaacaaaGCCATTATGAATAATCATTAAGAATATGCTAAATGCTTCACTATGGTTTTGTTAGTTAAGACGAGTATATGCACACAACTCCTTAGAGTGGTCTGCTATAATCCACCTATGTTAATACTcctaagattaaaaaagaaagatgagagtggaaagagtggaaagaaagaaaaagacagtaacagaaggaaagaaagtgggAGGACAGGGAAGGAGAGTAAAGGGAGGGGAGAATAAGAGTAGAGAGTGAAGGAAAGAAacaccaacaacaaaacaaaaattcttctCTAACTTGTTAAGGCCTCCACCAGCAAAATGGCCCTTCTGTGCATCACAGCTTGAAACAAGGCTTTGCACAGCAGTTGCTTCTGCGCTAAAAATAGCACGAGGATTAGGTATCATTAGCAGCTGCTTAGGAGAACAGAACTAGAACTGAATAGAACAGCATGGCTGACTATAGGTCAAAAAGCACCTTTGTCGTTAACCTGAATTTTAACACAGCAGCTTACTCAGGACACATTCAGAATATCTGTACTTAGAAACTTCCCAGTAACAACCACATGATGAGCAATAATTTGGTTCCCTGTTCCTGAAAACTATCATTATACAgacatgtcaattaaaaaaaaagtcagatgaaAACATGTAGGCCTCAGCATGCAGTGCTTTCACAGGGTGGGCTGAGTTTCTCAAGCAAGGGATACCCTACTGCAAGTTCACTTCCTGGAAGTCCCCTCAAATTACACAGAAGTCTACTGCtacaaacataaaataatctTTCTTGAAAATTTCTCTAGTCATATGCTGACCATATCATGTATTAAAGGTAAACACTGGCCAAAAGAAAGCTTCTCATCTTCAGTTATCTGTtaagaccagcgtgaccaacatggtaaaaccccaactctactaaaaatacgaaatttagctgggtgtggtgacggacacctgttaattccagctacacaggaggctaaggcaggataatcacttgaacctaggaggcggaggttgcagtgagctgagaccacgccactgcactccagcctgggcgacaagagcaaggctccgtctcaaaaacaaaaaaagaatgaatgtttagaatttaaaaatacatgttatgCAGCGTCAAAATGTTACTACTATCTAGGCAGGACCTACACATTTCCCATAGTACTTAACTGTAACAAGCTGACATCTTTTGGCCAGAGAAGAATCTTTTAGCTATATAGTTTAATCCTAGGAACATTATCCTATCACTAGAACTGACAAAATAATTTCTAGCCAAGATAagccaaaaggaaagaaaaacttttgCCACACTACTGAATACATCTGCATATCGCTGGCCACCTTAGATTCCACCTTGTAAGAACAGATTCTATGCGTCTTGGGAGAAAGTAACAACTCACACTGGCATGCATATGAGAGCCTCACTGTCCtcagatttttgttttggtttgtgaTTTTCAATCTGGCAAGCAGTGACAAGAACCGGCCCTAAGCCTGAAATTTGTTGAAAATTCTGCCTTCTGCCAAGACATACTGAAGCTCTGAAAAAAGGATTCCCTACAAATTAtgtatgcaagaaaaaaaatcacatgaccgGATAATATAATTGCATTCACtgtaatactttaaaatatggtttaaaaCAACATCCCAGCCTAGGCTCTCATGACAGTCACTTGGTCTGAACAGTGTGCTGCTGTAGATAATGCCATCCGAAGCCTTACTTTGAGATTTTTGCAGCTCTTCATGAGGTACTTCACATCATAAATGACAGGAAAAAACAATCGAAGGATCTCAAAGAAGTCAAGTTCTTCTTCAGGCAAGTTAGAGTTGGTTAGGATTTTGATTAAGTAGCCAAAGTCGTAACCGCTATAAAAGGGTTAAAAGAATAGAGAAGAGGGACATATAAAtactataaagatgaaaaaaaaaagtttttctgatTCAAATTTAAGCAAGTCACACTAGAGCCCTCCCAAAAACATTAAAGAGAAGTGCACAcaagaacagagaaaacaaacataTTGAGAACTATAATGAGAAAATGTCATCATCTTACAGTATTAAGAACTTTATCACTTTATTATTCAGAGATATCAACACAGACCTACACTACCAAACCAAGCCTATGgtcaataaaatactattttgttGATATCTGAATAGAGAACACCAAGAAGAGTATCAAGCTGCCCACAgatgtctcaaaatattttttaaagtaactatggaaatggagaaataaagatgAATGGAAACTTGGCCAGAAGAGTTAGCAAAGGTAGCAAGAGAACTGGCACTCGGTAGACAAAAGTAATGCAAGTCATCCCACTTTTACATAAGGTGGTCATATACTTTATCCAAAGAATAAGACTGTAACAAGGTATTTTCACTTCTCTTAAATGACTGTGTTAAGTagtctctcccttttcttccttcacaATTCTCTTCCTTTCACTGTGGCTCCCTAAGAGTCATTATTAATGGAAATGCTGCACATGGAAGAAGTGAAGGGTAGTAAAAAATAACTACTCTCTTGATCATAAAATGCAAACTCCTACACTCTCAAATCCAAAACTCTTCTCCCTTTTTCCGGCCTTTTCCACAGCTTTCTGTCTCCCTACACTCCCAGGCCACTTAGACACGTCCGTCCCTTGTCTACCTTTCCTTCCAGGACCTCTAACAGGAAGCCTATATGACATTTGCTCACTAACATTAAAAGATTATATTAGCGCTTAGGATTTATAAACTTCTTAAACTATTCTTTATTACTTGAAATTAGAATATGAGGAAAACAACTAATGATATTTAATGGAATAAAATCTTCTATCttgataaatattcaaatatatcagTCTAACTTAGATTCTAAACTCCAAGAAGACATGAATGAAccctgtttgtttttgttcatctTAATACCCAGTGCCTAGTGCACTGTATTTTGtcagagtattttttaaatgaaagggtATGTCATACACAGTAAAAGGGTAGGGCAATACTTTCCAGTTCTTTTGCATCTTCATGTCTAGGGAAGAAAAATGACTAAAAAAAAGGTATTTGTATCAAGAGTCTTAAGTTATGTTTCCTAAGGTACAAGTTCAAGTGCAGAAGAGACAAAAAAGATGATAGGTAAGAATGAGTGTGTTCAGTACCTACAACTCAACCATTTCTGGTTAGTACACATCAAAGTTGCCCACATCACTATAAACATCCCACAGATCAGAGACAGAAACTAAACCATGCAGGAGACTCAGATTTAAGATACATGTGTGAAGTGGACCAAGTATGAGAGTATTAACATCTATGTAACACAATGCTTTTTCAAAACCTAACAAAAGCCAATATCATTCTGAAGGTTACTTTTAGTCCCTGGAACGTCAGTTTAGTTTACTTAGATGGGAAAACTCTTTTTCATATGTGGAAATCTATTTCACAAAATCGGAAGTTTCCTTACCAGAAACACTCTTAAATAATCTAGTTTCATAACAATAAAGAATTTAGAACCACCACTTATTGAGAATTTACTGTTTATAAAGTATTTTGGTGACCATTAAAACAAGTCTTCAAGCTATTTCTTCTAAGGGATGCcttatcactttaaaaaaaaattaaaatccaccTCCACACCCACCCCTAgcattttctttgctgttttgAGATAGTACTTATCACTATCTAACAAATCACAACGtgaactccatttttaaaaactgtctgcCCACCCCCATGTATAAACTCcatgaggaaaataattttcatctgttttattcACACCTTAGTTCCTAGAATCTCATCTCAGTGCCTGCCATATGGTAAATACTCAATAACGTTgtgtaaatgtaaatgaatggttTCCCCCGTAGAACATTAAAAACTAAGGTGtagaaatagtaaaagaaaacCCTGGGTAACACCAATTCCAAATGGCACCGCTGGATTTAAACCAGGGTCTTTCACTTTTTAGAGAACCCGTACTGTTTCCACTATGCAACATGCTTCTCACAGGCAAAAATGGATCCCATATTTTAAATTAACCTTTAAGTAGACCAACATTAGCCTCCTAAGAGTTAGGAGACAACTCTATATGGCAGTCAACTCTTTCCAGAATTAAACCTGAAATTGCTAACATAGTGACCCAAGTAAGTGTGGAGCAAGTATGAGATGGAAAAACAAATGCCATTTTCAATGTAGTCCTTTTACCTATGAAATGACAACCATTTGACCCCTTCACAGAGGACCACTCCAGAAGTCATAAGAAGTTCTGCAAAGTACTGGGTTTCAATTCCTTCCTCCTCATGTTTTTTAAACTGGATACCAGATGTTGTTAGTAGCTCTATAGAGTCCTGGGCATACATGTCCTCCctggcagaagaaagagaaagagaacattcAAACATGCCATTACTTCAAACAAGCTGTTCTTCTGCTTACATCTATAACTACAGTGCCAGAAAAGAGACAGAGGATTGGCTTGAGTCCACCTGTTTCAATGCTTTATATATATGCaagaaaaatgcaatttaaatacAAAGGTCATTATTTCAGAAAAGTGTTTCGAATAAAAAATCATTCAGAGAGTCCATAGGTGCAATTTTAATCGTTTTTCTATTAGCCTTTCATACTTAAATACATTTAACTGGGTTTGGAAAAGGGTCTCCTATTCACCAGGGGCTACCGTCGCAAAGTGACAGACAAGTTTTCTCAGAGACTCTCAGTCTCAGCAGCCACTGTAATGCTCCCAGATAGAGCTGCAGCCATAGCTGTGGGGCATATGCCCATCTCCCGTGCTCTCAGCAGCACCAGTAAGGAGACCCAGTGGAAAATGTCTCATGTGGATGAGTGAAACTACACTTCATCTTAAAGAAGGAGATGCCTCCTTTCACAAATGATGAGCCTTGCAAATGCCTCCAATAAGCAACACTGTATAAAGTTAAGGACTGTACTGTAATAGCAATAATTTCTTCTGCCAACAATCCTATTCCTAAAAGACTGCCTTACAAAATCAAGCCAGGAAATCTAAATATAAACCAATTCTTCAAGATTTCACTTAAGCCAAAAAGAAAGCCATCTCCAACCACAAATATATGTGTATCTGAAATATTAAAAGTTCCCAAAATATATCTGTAtctgaaatattaaaacaaaaaagttaccAAAATACAGATACATTTTTGAGAATACGTGaagaagtatttttttatttactttttaaattgtaagaatACTGGTTTCTACCTCTTGGCAAAAGGAATTCCTATTAAACACTTGACAAATCTAAACCATGGGGTTCATTTCACTTGGGCCAAAAAGTATCGTTATGGTTAGTCCTTTAGAAAtcaatttatttctaaatgtctgaaaaattacaaaacaaacaatggaaatattttaaaagagaaggaaaccaCAACAATCACGTAAAAGTCAGTCTCCCCTGGAAAATCCTTTAGGAAGGGTAACAGAATAAACCCAatgaagtagttttttttttttttccagtgaaacCACAGCTTTCCTATGCTAAAAATATGTACCTCAAAAAATTAGAATCTCATTCATCAGGTCCCAGTGCTCACACTGAGGCATGCCTTAGCAACTATAAGCAATGAAAGGCATAAAAAACAGATTCTTCTCCAGGTGCACATCATTCTTGGCCATTTGCCAAGGTATAGGTATACAAGCAGTTTAGACCTTTTTCTCTTAAGTTTCCAATAACACCCTTCACCTGTTTACTTGCAGCATATGGCTTCACCCCATACCTGCTttacaaagaaacatcagattaATATTCCTGTCTTTCTTTACATCTACGTATGTGAAGATCTTTCTTACTCAGACTCCAAAGACAGCTTGCCTCATCGCCAAAGCTAATTGCTACCAATGCCTTAGAcactattccatgccattcctcaAAGGACTTGTCAAGTGCCTATCTTTATCCTAACATACAACTCCTTAACTAACTCATGAACACTCAAATATGTCTGTGTattatctgtaaaacaaaataaaaaccactatTCTGTTGATTCTGCTTTcccttcttgagacagggtctggctctcaTCCAGGAAACAGTGGcttgaacacggctcactgcagccttgacctcccggactcaagcaatcctccttttgcagcctcccaagtagctgggactacagatatgagccaccatgcctggctaatttttctatttttgtagacagggttttgccatgttgcccgaactggtcttgaactgagctCAAAACaatctgcccaccctggcttccaactggcctcccgaagtgctgggattacaggaatgggcTACTGCATCCAGCCTTCCTTCTTATGGCACTCTCTATCTCCTTCTTTACACTGCCACTTTCCTTAAATGAAGCATCAGCATCCTTTCTGTTACCACCAAACCCAAGGTGCCCTGTAATTTCTACTATCCTATTGAATTATTGCAATCACcaaaagtgatttttcttttttgagacggagtctcactctgtcacccagactggagtcagtggcatctcggctcactgcaagctccacctcctgggttcacgccattctcctgcctcagcctcccgagtagctgggactacaggtgcccacca comes from Pan troglodytes isolate AG18354 chromosome 7, NHGRI_mPanTro3-v2.0_pri, whole genome shotgun sequence and encodes:
- the CNOT7 gene encoding CCR4-NOT transcription complex subunit 7 isoform X1, translating into MPAATVDHSQRICEVWACNLDEEMKKIRQVIRKYNYVAMDTEFPGVVARPIGEFRSNADYQYQLLRCNVDLLKIIQLGLTFMNEQGEYPPGTSTWQFNFKFNLTEDMYAQDSIELLTTSGIQFKKHEEEGIETQYFAELLMTSGVVLCEGVKWLSFHSGYDFGYLIKILTNSNLPEEELDFFEILRLFFPVIYDVKYLMKSCKNLKGGLQEVAEQLELERIGPQHQAGSDSLLTGMAFFKMREMFFEDHIDDAKYCGHLYGLGSGSSYVQNGTGNAYEEEANKQS
- the CNOT7 gene encoding CCR4-NOT transcription complex subunit 7 isoform X2, which encodes MNEQGEYPPGTSTWQFNFKFNLTEDMYAQDSIELLTTSGIQFKKHEEEGIETQYFAELLMTSGVVLCEGVKWLSFHSGYDFGYLIKILTNSNLPEEELDFFEILRLFFPVIYDVKYLMKSCKNLKGGLQEVAEQLELERIGPQHQAGSDSLLTGMAFFKMREMFFEDHIDDAKYCGHLYGLGSGSSYVQNGTGNAYEEEANKQS